The Rhodococcus sp. B50 DNA window GGCACGTGGATCGGGCCGCCTCTGCCGACGACGCCCCTCGTCGCGACAGCACCGACGCCCCTCGTCGCGACAGCACCGACATCTCGCGGTAACGTTCCCGCATATGTGCCCGCGTTCTACGCGCGCGGGCACGGTCGACGGCGTGCCGCTCACGAAAGCGGTCGCCGACATCGAAATACGGGGAGGAAAATCGATGAATTCTGTTGCGAAGAAGGCTGCCGTCGCAGCGTCGGGTGCCGCACTGCTGGCACTGGCAGTGCCGGGAGTGTCGTCCGCTGCGGGTCCGAGCGTGTCGGCGAATGCGGAGAACGGCGCCATCGTCGTCGACTTCGATCTGAGCCGGGCGGACGTCGATCGCGGCGTCACCTGCGTCACCTACGTCCTGAAGCCGGGCACCGTCGACACGGCCGATCCGTCGGGCCGCATCGACGCGCAGCCCGCCGGCACGAGCTTCTCGGTGACCAACACCAGCACCTCGAGCGCGTTGTACATCAAGGACGGCGCACCCTCGCAGGCCGGCCCGGAGTCGATCACCGACGGCACCTACAACGTGTTCTGGGGCTGCCAGGACGCCTCGGGTACGCAGTACGAGAACATCTTCGACGCGTCCGGTCGTCCCTTCACCGGTGGCATTTCGGTGACGGTCGGCGGCGGGTCCGCACCGCAGGGTGAGGCGGCTCCGGCCCCGCAGGCGCAGCCGGCACCGCAGGGTCAGGCCGCACCGCAGGGCCAGGCCGCGCCCGAGGCCGGGAACGTGCCCGAGGCTCCCCAGGCGCAGCCGGAGCCGGTCGACCCCTTCCAGTTCGTGATCAAGTTCCTTCGCGACCTGATCGGCGCCTACCTCTGATCGGCGTCCCACCGGTCCACGAGTGACCCATCGGCGGCACCCCTGTGGGGTGCCGCCGATGCTTTTCGCACCGGCCCTGCAGATGTCGTCGCGTCCGCGCTGGCTGCCCGGTAGCCGACGGACCGTACGGGTCGGTAACATTTGCCCGATTCGTCGCGACACACTGGCAACGTGCCCCTCTCCGGGGCGGCAGCGAAAGGCCTGTGCATCGTGTCCGAACGAAGCATCCGCGACGCCGAACTGCGTCGTGAGCTCGGTGTTCCTCCCACTGTCGATCTCGTCGGGCATGCCCGTGACCTCGCTCGGGTGGCCGTGCCCGCCGCACTCGTCGCCGCGCTCGCCGCGGTCGCGGTGTTCTTCGTCCGCGACAGTGGTCCCGGGGTGTACGAATCGTCGCTCGTCGCGGAGATCCGTTCGTCCTCCACGGTGTCCGGCTCCGACGCGACGCTCGGGCAGCTCATCGCCCCGTATGTAGCGCTGTCGCAGGACTCGGCCGTCGTGGCTGCGATCGCGGCCGAGACGAACGAAGATCCGGTGAAGCTGCCGTCGAGGATCGACGTCGGGTACGGCTCGTCGCCCACACTGCTCACCGTGACGGCCCGCGACGATTCGCAGGCCGACGCCGACCGGCTCGCACAGACGGTCGTCACGCAGCTCGACCGCACACAGACCGAGCGCAATCGTGCCGCCCTCGACGCGCGTATCGCCGAACTCGATGGCGTCGTCGCCGGACTGCGCGCCGATCTCGCCGCAAGTGTCGCGTCCGGTGAGGAGGGCGCAGGCGACCCGGTGGTACAGGCCGAACTCGACGCACGCCTCGAACAGCTCCGCCAGGCACGTTCGGGCACGAGCCTGGAATACCTGCAGGTGCTGTCGATGCCCGCGGGCACGGGGACGAAGGTGTCCCCGCAGCCGCGTGCCGAAGCCGCAGTCGCCTTCCTCGCAGTGTTCGTCCTCGTGGCCGAGTTGCTGGTCGCGTTGAACGGGCGCTTCGGCGCGACGAACAGTGCGGCATGGGCCCGTCGGGTCGCGCGTCGCTACCGGACGGCGGTGCAGGTGGAGACGAACGACCGGACGACGCTACCGCTCGACACGATCGTCGTGCTGCAGCAGCGCGCATCGCTCGGCGACCGCATCCTGCTCCTGAGCGGAGACGGAGTGGACATCGACATCGACGCTTTCGGCGACGCCGGCGACCGGATCGTGTGGTGCGGGATCGGCGAACAGTGGTGGACCCGGGCGCACACGGAGGGTCTCGCGCTCGCCGTGATCGTGCTGCAGGCCGAGGCCGAGGGGCGTGCGGAGGCAGAGGACACGCTGCGTGCCCTGGCCGAGATCGAGGTGCCCACGCGTCTCGTCGTGCTCGGTGCCGGACGCGAGTTGGTGCCCGTGCTCCCGACCCGCCGTCGCGAACCGGCCGCGGAGGCCGCTTCCGGCAGCCCTGCGCCCGTACCGCCGGCGCGTCCCGCTCCCGACGACCGCTATCGGGCGCAGCAACCGGTGTCGTCGCAACCCGAGTCGCTGTTCGTGCCACCGGAGGACCCGGCCTACCAGCAGTACCGCTACGACGAGGGATACGGCTACGGATATCGGGAGCAGCACGCTCACGGGGAGCAACACGGCTACGACGAGCGCCAGGAGGCGTCGCCGCGCTACTGATCCGGTTTCCGCCCGAGTTGAAGCTCTGCGCCGACACGCTATAGTGATGACGGTCACTCCAGGGGATGGGTGTGGCCTGCGCAGCCGAGCACATCGGCGACACGACGAGGGAAACAATTTGTCTATCTGCATTGCCGGCACCCCGCAGCACAACACCGCGACGCCGGGAAGCACCGAATGGATCAAGGCTCATCTCGCCCGCATGGACGACGGCGCGAACTCTGTACCGTCCACCGAGGACGTTGCCGCCGAGAGCGTCGTCGACGCGCGTCGTTAGGCTCCGGGTCGAGGACTGCGACGAGGATCGGCCGGGTACACGTGCCGTGAGCCGAGCGAGGGAGGGAGCGAGACATGAGGGAGTTGTTCAAGGGACAGCTCGACGACCTGGTCGGACGACTCGGTGAGCTCGCAGCGGTCGCCGGTGAGGGCCTCGAACTGGCCACCCGCGCGTTGTTCGACACCGATCTCGACGCGGCTCAGGCCGCTCTGGATCTCGATGCGCGGATCGCCGAACTCGACACCGATTGCTCCGAGCGAGCGGTGCGGATCCTCGCGCTACAGGGTCCCGTGGCCGCCGACCTGCGGTTGGTGTTCTCCGCAGTCCGCATCACGAGCGATCTCACCCGGATGGGCGAACTGAGCCTGCACATCGCGCGGGTCGTGCGGCGTCGTCATCCCGAGTCGCTCGTGTCCGATCTCCTGCGGGACGATCTTCGCCGGATGGCCGAACTCGCGGCGCAGATCGTCGCGATCCTGCGCGACGCGTTCACCGACTTCGACCTCGACACGATCAAGGGCACGCACACCATCGAAACCGAACTCGATGCGGTGCATTCGCGACTGCTGTCTCTGCTCGAGAGCCCCGAATGGGACGGCGACATCCGGACCGCGGTCGACACCGCGCTCCTCGCGCGTTTCTACGGGCGTTTCGGCGACCAGGCTGTCGACGTGGCGGATCGGTTGATCTTCTTCGTCACGGGCCAGCGACCGGCCGCCTGACTTCGGCGCGCGGCGCGTGGCGAACCGTGCGATTCTTCTGCCATGACCAGCGACGAGCGCCTCTCGGTCGACGGTCCTGGGGTGCCCGGGTTCGACGACCTCGACTTCGACGCCCTGTCGGCGCGGTCCGGTGCCAAGTGGGCACGGGCGGCCGCCGACGGGCTGGCCCCCGCGTGGGTCGCCGACATGGATTTCCCGGTCGCACCGCCGATCGCGCGTGCGCTGCACGACCTGGTCGACCGTAGCGACCTCGGCTATCCCGACTGGTTCCACGGCACACCGCTGCGCGAGGAGTTCGCGCAGCGCATGCGCACGCGCTACGGCTGGGAACCCGATCCCGGTGCGGTCCGCGAGCAGACGGATCTCATCCAGGCATTGCAACTCGTGCTGCATCTGAGCACCACACGCGGGGATGCGGTAGCGATCCAGACACCGAACTACCCGCCGTTCCTGGCGTCACTGCGACGGATGGGTCTGCAGCAGATCGACTTTCCGTTCGTCGACCGAGGCGACGGGTGGGTGCTCGACTTCGATGCGTTCGAGCAGTCGGTGGCGCGGCGTCGTCCGCGGGTGCTGGTGCTCGTCAACCCGCACAACCCCACCGGGCGGGTGCACACCCGTGAGGAACTCGAGCGGATCGCCGACCTCGCCGACCGATTCGACATGCTCGTCGTCAGCGACGAGATCCACGCGGAGCTGGTCTACGAACCGCACCGGCACATCCCGTTCGCCTCGCTCGGACCGCAGGTCGCTGCGCGGACAGTCACCCTCACGTCGGCGAGCAAGGCGTTCAATCTCGCGGGTCTGCGGTGCGCGGTGGTGCACTACGGATCCGGGACCCTGTTGAGACGGCGCGACGCGGAACCCTTCGACCTGTACGGGACCGTGTCGGTTCCGGGGGTGGTCGCCACGCTCGCGGCGTGGCGCGAGGGCGACGCGTGGCAGCGCGATCTGCTGCACGTACTCGACCGGAATCGTCGGCGAGTGGACGACGTTCTGCGCGAACGAATCCCGGAGCTGCGGCATCATCTGCCGCAGGGTACCTACCTGACCTGGTTGAACACCGGTCCGCTCGGCATCGATGATCCGGTGTCGACCGTGCGCGATCGGGGCCGTGTTCTCGCCGACGGTGGGGTGCGGTTCGGCTCGGGAGCACGGAACTTCCTGCGCATCAATTTCGCGACGTCGGGTCCGATCCTCGATCGGATCCTCGATGGCGTCACCGACGCGTTCGGCTCCTGACCGTCACCACACCGCGTCGGCCGGAGACGGGTTCACGGCGCCGAGCGAGTCGCTGACGGCCGCGCACGCCGAGGCGGCCGAAGCGACTACGGCGCGTGAGGGTTTGGCCGAGAAGTTCTGGTAGAGCACCCCGAAGTTCTGTTCGACGTCGGCGCGGTTCGTCCCGCGGTCGCGCATCGAGTAGACGAACACCTTCTGCACCCATCCGAGCCGACGCGCCTCCGCGATGCCGTCGGCGATGATGTCCGCCTGCCGTTGGGCGCTCACCGCATTCGAGGCGGTGCCGGTCGGAGCGCCGAACTCGGTGGCCCACACCGGTGTGGCCCCGTCGCCGTACTGCACCATGGTGTCGCGCATCAGACGCATGCGGTAGAAGGTGTTCCAGCTCTGCGTGCTTGCGTCCGACGGCAGCGCCGGATAGCTGTAGGGGTGGACGGACAGGATGTCGAAGTACTGGTGCGCCCCGCGCGCGTAGAGCTGCTGCACGTAGGTCACGGGGGAGATGTCGGAGCCGTTGTCCACCGCCGGAGCGAGTCCGCCGTTGAGGATCCGGGCGCCCGGCTGCACGGACCTGACGGCCGGAGCTGCCGCGGCGAGCAGTTCGACGTACTTCCCGACATCGGGACGGGGACGGAAGAAGTTCGTCAGATTCGGTTCGTTCCAGATCTCCCAGTGCGTCACGCGAGTCGAGTAACGCTGGGCCGCCTGCCGGGCGAAGTCGGCGAATGTCGCAGGATCGGCGGGATATCCGTGGGTGTCGCCGCCACCGGCGACGCGCGCCCAGGCCGGCGTGTACGCGATGATGCCCACCACTTCGAGTCCGCGGCTGCGGGCGCGGTCCACCACGCGGTCCGGGACCGACCAGTTCTGTTGTCCGCGGTTCGGTTCGATCACCGACCAGTCGATGTCCACGCGTAGCCACCGGGCGCCGACCGCACGGATCGCGTCGAGTTCGCGGTCGAGTTCGGAGTCCGGCAGGTACATCAGCGGCGCACCGGCGGCGATGCCGATGTCGTCGCTCCCGCACGTCGTCGGTGGAGCCGGTTGTGTCGGTGGGGCGCACGCTGCGAGTGCTGCAAGGGAGCACGAGAGGGCTGTGGCCAGTACGGCGCGTGCGAGACGACCCATCGACTCTCCTGCTGATAGAACGGACAATTCCGGCATCGGTCGTAACGTCGCGCCTCCGACCTGCGATTCGTCCGGTGGAGCGAGCGGCAGACCGATGCCGCGGGTTCACTGTAACGAGGAGAGGACCGGAAGATGCGGGATTCGTGGACCGAAGGATCCGGTGCATGCGCACCGTGAATTTCGAGATCCACGACGAGGCATCGGCCACCCGGCTGTCCGAGGAATGGGACGACCTCGCACAGGAGCTGGGACAGCGTGTCGCGACACGGCCTTCGTATGCACTGGCGTGGAACCGGATGGGACGCGGACGAGCGGCGGTGTGTACCGTCCGGCGCGGTGGTCGACTCGTCGGCCTCGCACCCCTGCACGCCCGCACCCGCATGGGGGTCACCGCTCTACGCCTGCCCGCCCACGGCCTTGCCACGATAGGCACCTTCCTCGCGACCGACGAGGCGGCGCTCGCCGACCTGCTCGACGGCATCGCCGAGCGGAACATGGCGATGCAACTCGACCACGTCGATCTCGCCGACCCTCTCCTGAAAATGCTGCACGCGTCACCGCGGTGGAGCGTCGAGGTCGCCGGGACGGAACAGTGCCTGACGATCGATCTCGCCGTCGGTGCCGGCGCCGAGTCGCTGCGAGGTCGACGCACGTTGAAGACGCTGTCCCGGCTCGAACGTTCGCTGGAACGGGCAGGCACCCCGGCGTCCGTCGAAGTGGTGTGCGAGCCGGAACATCTCGCGCGGCGATGGCCCGACATCACCGCGGTTGCCGCGGCTGCCGACGAGAACAGCGGACGCGACAACTTCTGCGCGCCGCCGTTCACCTCCTTCACCAGACCACTGTTCGAGGCCGAAGCACGTGCCGGCAGGCTGCTCGTCGTGGGCTTACTCGTCGGTGGCCGATGGAGTGCCCACGAGATCATGTTCCGCACGGGAACGACGGCGGAGATGTGGATGGGCCGCTTTCATCCCGAGGTGCGCCGCCACCAGCCCGGCCAACTGCTGCATCGCCATCTCACCGACCGGCACGGAGAACTGGGCATCGACCGCTTCGACTACCTGCTCGGCACATCGGAATTCAAGTCGCAGTGGGCGAACGGAGGCTACGAGGTGGGTCGGATCGTCGCCGTTCCCACCTCGGGACCGCACCTCCGGTGGGCCCTCCGCATTGCAGACCTCGGAGCGGATCTCGTCCGTCCCCTGCGCCTGGCCGCGCGCGACGCCTTCACGTCGAACCGCTCGTGATCAGAGGCAACCGGGGGTGACCGCGGCCGTGCGCAGCACGTCCCAGGCGGGCTTGGGCGACCCGTCGTGCGCGAGGACCCCGAAGTTCTGCTCGCGATCGGACACCTCGGTGCCCAGGTCGAGGAGGCTGTAGACGAAGAGTTTGTCGACGAAACCCAGCGCGCGCTGTTCGGTGATCCCGTCGCGCAGGATGTCCGCTTGTTCCGTAGGTCCCACCGCGTCGGTGCCCGTACCGGTCGGCGCTCCGAACTCCGTTGCCCAGATGGGCTTGTCGGAGTCCCCTCGCTCGACCATGACGGTGCGCATCTCACGCATCCGGTAGAAGGCGTTCCACTCGGACGTGGAGGCATCCGACGGCAGTGCCGGGTAGCTGTAGGGATGCATGCCCACCACGTCGAAGGCCGACGACACGCCCTGGTCGTACAGTTCGGCGAGGAAGGTCGTCGGGGCGATGTCCGATCCGTTGTCGGTGCCGGGGGACAGGCCGCCGGTGATCACCACCGCCTCCGGGGCGACGTTGCGGATCGCGTCCGACGCCGCCACGAGCAGATCGGCGTACGCGCCGACATCGGGTTGCGGGGTGAAGAAGGCCGTCAGGTTCGGCTCGTTCCAGATCTCCCAGTGCGTGACGCTGTCGGAATAGCGATCGGCGACGTCGCCTGCGAAGCGCCCGAATTCGCCGGGGTCGGCGGGCATCCCGTGCGGGTCGCGGGGATCGGCCTCCGACGTCCGCGCCCAGCACGGAGTGTGGGTGAGCAGGCCCAGCACCTGCAGGTCGTGCGAGTCGGCTGCGGCGACGATCCGGTCGGTGCCGCTCCAGTCGAAACGACCGCGTGCGGGTTCGATGATCGACCAGTCCATGTCGAACCGGATCCAGCCGGCCCCGCTGTCGGCGACCGTCGACATGTACGCGTCGAGATCTGCGTCGTCGAGGGTGTCGAGACCGGCCCCGGTCGCGATGCCCAGACTGCCGTCTGTCAGATCGGTGCGGCAGTCGCGTGCTTCGGTGCTCTGCGTACACGACAGAGCGAACACACCGACGAGGGTGAGAACGGCGCGGAGCGGTATGGATCGCGACACGCGACGCGGCATCGACCGCGAAAGGGACACTGCAACCTCAACGGGACTTGACGAGACCGGCCAGGCCGAGCCCGTCGGTGATGGGAAGGACGTGGGTTCCGGCCAGAACACAGACAGCCGAGACGGCAGCGGTGACGGGCCAGGGAAGATCGTAGCGCTCCGCCAGGAGCGACATCCACACGGCCACCGCAACACCCAGCATCGCGATCGCCACGGTCTGGGCGAAGGGGAACAAACCCGCGATCCGCACGCTTCGGGCCACGACGATCCAGATCGCGACGAGCATCGCGGCCTCGGTGAGCACCGTCGCCACCGCCGCCCCGCCGAACGACATACGGGGAATGAGGACGAGGTTGGCGCCGATGTTCCCGGCCAGAGCGGCCAGCGCCACCCAGGGATACACGCGGTGACGACCGGTCGCGATGAGCACCATGAGACCGAGTTCGGTGAGCATCGACAGGGCACTGCCGAGCACCAGCATGCGCGAGGCGTCGGCGGCTTCGGCGAACCGCTCACCGTAGAGGAGCGACAGCACGCCGTCGGCGGAGGACCAGAATGCCGCCGTGGCGGCCGCGCCCAGCACCGCCAGGAGCATCGCCGCTTCGCGCGTGCGCTGCCGGAACTGGTCGCTCTGCGCTGGCCAGGTCGCGACCAGCAGTGTCGTCACCGGGCCCACGACGGTCGACGACACCATCGACAGCAGGTCGGCGAACTTGTACCCGACGGTGTAGAGGCCCACCGAGTCGAAGGTGTCCATCCGCCCGAGCATCAGCACGTCGATCTTCGACAGCAGGGTGAGCAGAGCGAAACCGATGCTGAGGGGGATCGCCTCGACGAGCATCTCCCGCCAGCGCCACAACTGGGCGCGCGCGGCGGGCAGGGGACCGGCCTTGCCCGCACGCACACCGCGCACGAGGATGCCCGCGCCGACGATCTCGTTGACCACGGCCGGTACGACGAGCACGAGCAACACCGGATTCCACAGCACCGCCGCGACGGTGGCGACCAGTTGGGCGAGTTGGCCGAAGGTCTCGGCAACCGCCACCGACGCCATCCGCAGGCGACTCTGATACATGACGGACAGAGCGTTGCTGGGGGTCGCGATCACCACGACGAGTCCTGCGACCACCGTTGCCCAGACCACATCGGACGAATATCCGAGCACCACGACGTACCCGACTGCCAGCGTGTATCCGAGCAGACCGAGCGCACCGCGCAACGCGATGAACGCCGTGGTGACGTACGAGACCTCCCATGGATTGCATTCGACGAGCTTGGCGAGCACCACGCGTCCCACGCCGAGATCGGTGACGACGGACAGCAACCCGAGCAGACCGAAGACGAAGGAGAACTTGCCGAAGTCCTCCGGTGCCAGCACCCGGGCAACGATCATCGAGCCGGCCCACCCCATCGACGCGACGGCCAGCCGGCTGCCGAGCATCACGACGGTGTTGCGTCGCGCCGCCTGCCCGTCGAGTTCGGGTGTCTGCGGTTCGTGAAGAGTGCCACCGGGGTCGTGCGCCGCGACGATCCGCTCCATCACGACGGTTTCGGCCATGCGATCGGCCAGCGAATGTCTACCCACGGGGCGGCCTTCTCAGATTCTCAGGCCCGTGGTGCGGTAGGCGTCGCGCGTGAGTTCGGCGGTGCGCGTCCACGTCGAAGCCGCGGCGACCTCGCGTCCGCGTGTGCGCAGCGCGTCCGCGGTGTCGGTGTCGTGGACGACCACGCGCAGCGCCGCGGTCCACGACGTCTCCGTGTGTTCGGTGACGAGCAGTGCTCCGTCGTCGACGACGTCGGGCAGAGCGCCGACGGCGCTCGTCACCACGGCCCCACCGCACGCCATCGCCTCGAGTGGCGGCAATCCGAAGCCTTCGTAGCGCGAGGCGTACGCGACGGCAGTCGCCGCGGCGTACAGGGCCGGAAGGTGTGCGGTGGGAACGTAACCGAGACCGATCGAACCGGCCGGCGCGTCGGGCCCGGTGGATCCGGCTCCTGCCAGCACCAGCGGGATATCGAGGATGCGGCACGCGGCGGCGACGAGCGCGACGTCCTTGCGGGGTTCGACCGTGCCGACCTGCAGGACGAACCGGCCGGGCAGCCGGTAGGCCCTGCGGATGTCCCGTGCCTCCTCGGCGGTGGGAGGTTGCGCCCATGGGGCGGGCGCCAAGGGCGTGACGACGGCCTCGCGCCCGCACAGCGCGTGCAGACGTTCGGCGGTGAAGTTCGAGACCGCGACGAGCACGTCGGCCCGCCTCATCGCGTCGCGCAACAGCACGCGCTCACCGGCAGCACGGTGTTTGCCGAACGCCCACGGGGTGTCGAAGACGGCGAGGTCGTGGAACGTCGAGACGGTGACGCCAGAACACAGGGCGGGCAGATCGACGTCGAGGCTGTGGAACAGGTCGACGCCGCGCACGGGCACCTTGGCATACAGCATCCGCCGCACCCCGTCGGCGACCGGCCGCACCTGTGGGGTCACGCGAGGAGGCAGCTCGCCCGTGGCGTCGCATTGCACGGTGGCCCGCAGCGCCGCCGCGGGGAGCAGGGGGTCGAGTGCGTTCAGCAGTTCGCGGACGTAGGTCTGGACTCCGCTGCCGGAGGGGCGGAGTGCGAGCGCCCCGAACCCGATGCGGTGAGCGAGCTTCGGTGAGGTGACCAGTGTTGGGTCAGTGCGCATCCGACAGTTCCTAACAGTAACCAGAAATAGACGTCGAGAGGGAAGATCTCGAGATAGGTCGCCACCGTGGAGGCGACCGCTGCCGCGACGATCGTGCCGCTGACCCCGAGTGCGAGGGCGGCGTCCTGCCCGCTCAGCACCCGAGACGCGCGCAGGGTCGAGACCGCGGCGCATACGAGCACCAGGACGAACAGCCACACGCCGAGCGGGCCGAGTTCCACGGCGAGCTTCATGTAGTAGTTGTCGGGCTGATAGGGCATGAACCCGAACTGCACGGCCGCCAGGTACGACAGCTCCGACAGCATCGGGTTGCTCTGGGCCACCGTGTCGGCTGCGGCCGAACCGGTCGCGCCGAGTCCCTGGCCGAGGGGGTGCACCCACAGCGACGACAGCGTCTGCGACCACCCGTCGCCACGCTCACCGAGACTCGACGAGGAGAACAGCGGCGCGAGAATCGAACTCGGTACGGCGAACAGGACGAGCGGTGCGAGCGCCGCGGCGGCGCCGAAGCCGAGGAAGAGAGGGCGGTAGCGGTGCACGGCCAGCCACAGCAGTGCGACGGCGACTCCGATGTAGCTGGCGCGCACGATCGTCACGCCCATGCCGAGCAGCATGACCGGCGTCGCGCACAGGAAGAGTCTGTTGCGGAGCCGATGCGGATCGGCGAAGGCGACGGAGCATCCCACGATGAGGCCGACCATCACGAACAGGCCGAAGGCGAAGGGTGTCGTGAATGTGCTGAAGCTGCGCAGGATTCCGCCGCTGATACGTAGGTGCTCGTCCCAGCGGTAGCCGAGTTCCGCGAGCCGTTCACCGCCGATAGCCTGCTGGGCGAGTCCGACGACAGCGGTGACGGCCGTGGTGCCCATGAGGATCGACACCAGATGGTCGCGGTCGCGGGCGTCGAACGGTGCGCGCCACAGGATCACCGGAATGACGAGATAGAAATAGGTGATCTTGATGGCGATGATGCCGGCCAGTCCCGAGACGAGCAGCGCCGACAGGACTCCCATCGCCACCCACGCGACCACGGCCGGCCACCACGGATACGACGGTGCGGGGAGTCGGCTTCGATACGGACCGACGACGGTCGCGGCGAGGGTGAGCAGCAGCAGGCCCTCCTTCCACGGCGACAGGGTTTCTCCGCCGGGAATGATCGCCAGCAGGCCGTGGAACGGAGTGAGCGCGGCGATCAGCAGCAACCCTCGCTGGGGGCGCCGCCGGAGCAGCACTCCCAGCACGAGTACCGCGGGTACGGCGAGCAGCAGGAGAGTCACGAGACACGCTCGTCGGCAACAGGAGCCGTTGTGCTGGTTCCGAATCGGGCCAGCACGGCGGAGATGATCGCCGTACGGAGGAACTCGCGGCCGTCCCGCTGCCGACCGGTGTGATCGCCGACATCGCTGGTGAGGATGTCGCCGGTGAAACCACGACGCCGTACCCGGCGAAGGCCTTCCTCACCCCGCTGGGACAGGAACCATCGATGGTCCTCGGCGGACAGCACGACCGTGGTCGACACGCCCGCGCGGCGCAATGCTTCGAGCCCCACCTCGGGAACCTGTGTCACGCCGAGCCTGCCGAGGAGCAACCACAACGGATACGGCAGATACTTCTGCGCCCACGGCTTGATGCGGGCCCGTAAGGACACTGTCTCCGGCTCCGCCGGTGCGCCGGCGGCCGGCACATCGGGCGCGTCGGGGCTGAGGTTGGCGCGCAGCGACTTCCGTCGGTGGGTGCACCACAGGATCACGTTCACGAGCACGGTGAGGTGCGCCGCGCCCCGGAGGGCGGCCCACGACGAGTACCACGCACCCGAGCACAACCCGATCGCGGCGAGATCCTGCGGGTCGATGCCGAGCGCGGCGACAGCGTCGAGGGCATCGCGGTCGGAGGCGTCGGAGTACAGCGGGGTGGGTGCCGACCCGTGCGCCGTGCCGGTGTCGCCCACCCCGGTCCGGTCGAACCGGACCGAGGAGATACCGTGCGCGGCGAACTCCCGTGCCAGCTCGACCCAGAGGCGGCTCGGGCCCAGTCGGTGTTCGTAGGCGGTCCCGAAGAACAGCACCGTAGGAGCGGGCGGGCGCGGGCCGTCGGCGTCCTCGGTGCCGACACCGTGCGTGCGCAACGCGAACATTCCCTTGGGGCCGAGATACTCGACGCTCTCGTGGATCGGGAGCCCGGTGCCGGTGGTCGCGACGACGGCGCGCTCCCGGGCGGGGAAGCGGACCTCGCGTGCGGTGCTCGATGCGACCGCCGCCGCGATCCAGTCGGCGATGCGGGTGAGGTGTTCGGTCGGGATGGCAGGGTGGAGCGTGCTGGGGGTGGTGAAGGACTCGTGGCCGTCGAGGGACAGTTCGTCACCGTCGAGCGCGGCGGCGAGCGCCGACACCGTCGCGGTCTCGCGCGCCACGGGCCGGGTCGCGAGCAGTGTGCGTGCGCCGGCCAGTGAGCAAGGGTCGATCCTCAGGGCACCGAGTGCGTCGGCGGCCTCGGGAGCGAGTACGCCACCGACGATCGAGACTCGGGGGTCGTCGGGATCATCGGCACCGAGGGCAAGGCGGTAGAGGGCGCGCTGCTCGCGTAACAGTGCTCGTCCCGAGACGATCGGATCCCACAGCACGGCGGCATCGACCGGTCCGCATCCCGGCAGAGCGGTTGCGGCGATCAGTGCGCCCGCGCGCAGTCCCGCGACGGTGACGTGTTCGACTCCGCTCGCGCGGGCCGTCGCCACGGCGGTGGCGACACTGCGGTGCCAGGCTGCGACCGCATCGGGTGAATCCTGGTCGCCCGCGGA harbors:
- a CDS encoding flippase, producing MGRHSLADRMAETVVMERIVAAHDPGGTLHEPQTPELDGQAARRNTVVMLGSRLAVASMGWAGSMIVARVLAPEDFGKFSFVFGLLGLLSVVTDLGVGRVVLAKLVECNPWEVSYVTTAFIALRGALGLLGYTLAVGYVVVLGYSSDVVWATVVAGLVVVIATPSNALSVMYQSRLRMASVAVAETFGQLAQLVATVAAVLWNPVLLVLVVPAVVNEIVGAGILVRGVRAGKAGPLPAARAQLWRWREMLVEAIPLSIGFALLTLLSKIDVLMLGRMDTFDSVGLYTVGYKFADLLSMVSSTVVGPVTTLLVATWPAQSDQFRQRTREAAMLLAVLGAAATAAFWSSADGVLSLLYGERFAEAADASRMLVLGSALSMLTELGLMVLIATGRHRVYPWVALAALAGNIGANLVLIPRMSFGGAAVATVLTEAAMLVAIWIVVARSVRIAGLFPFAQTVAIAMLGVAVAVWMSLLAERYDLPWPVTAAVSAVCVLAGTHVLPITDGLGLAGLVKSR
- a CDS encoding serine aminopeptidase domain-containing protein, coding for MRHASWFGDAESPLLGHVHLPADGRARGAVVLCPPLGKEHLDTYRGVKALAEQLVERGLAALRFDYEGTGDSAGDQDSPDAVAAWHRSVATAVATARASGVEHVTVAGLRAGALIAATALPGCGPVDAAVLWDPIVSGRALLREQRALYRLALGADDPDDPRVSIVGGVLAPEAADALGALRIDPCSLAGARTLLATRPVARETATVSALAAALDGDELSLDGHESFTTPSTLHPAIPTEHLTRIADWIAAAVASSTAREVRFPARERAVVATTGTGLPIHESVEYLGPKGMFALRTHGVGTEDADGPRPPAPTVLFFGTAYEHRLGPSRLWVELAREFAAHGISSVRFDRTGVGDTGTAHGSAPTPLYSDASDRDALDAVAALGIDPQDLAAIGLCSGAWYSSWAALRGAAHLTVLVNVILWCTHRRKSLRANLSPDAPDVPAAGAPAEPETVSLRARIKPWAQKYLPYPLWLLLGRLGVTQVPEVGLEALRRAGVSTTVVLSAEDHRWFLSQRGEEGLRRVRRRGFTGDILTSDVGDHTGRQRDGREFLRTAIISAVLARFGTSTTAPVADERVS
- a CDS encoding glycosyltransferase family 4 protein, giving the protein MRTDPTLVTSPKLAHRIGFGALALRPSGSGVQTYVRELLNALDPLLPAAALRATVQCDATGELPPRVTPQVRPVADGVRRMLYAKVPVRGVDLFHSLDVDLPALCSGVTVSTFHDLAVFDTPWAFGKHRAAGERVLLRDAMRRADVLVAVSNFTAERLHALCGREAVVTPLAPAPWAQPPTAEEARDIRRAYRLPGRFVLQVGTVEPRKDVALVAAACRILDIPLVLAGAGSTGPDAPAGSIGLGYVPTAHLPALYAAATAVAYASRYEGFGLPPLEAMACGGAVVTSAVGALPDVVDDGALLVTEHTETSWTAALRVVVHDTDTADALRTRGREVAAASTWTRTAELTRDAYRTTGLRI
- a CDS encoding O-antigen ligase family protein, translated to MTLLLLAVPAVLVLGVLLRRRPQRGLLLIAALTPFHGLLAIIPGGETLSPWKEGLLLLTLAATVVGPYRSRLPAPSYPWWPAVVAWVAMGVLSALLVSGLAGIIAIKITYFYLVIPVILWRAPFDARDRDHLVSILMGTTAVTAVVGLAQQAIGGERLAELGYRWDEHLRISGGILRSFSTFTTPFAFGLFVMVGLIVGCSVAFADPHRLRNRLFLCATPVMLLGMGVTIVRASYIGVAVALLWLAVHRYRPLFLGFGAAAALAPLVLFAVPSSILAPLFSSSSLGERGDGWSQTLSSLWVHPLGQGLGATGSAAADTVAQSNPMLSELSYLAAVQFGFMPYQPDNYYMKLAVELGPLGVWLFVLVLVCAAVSTLRASRVLSGQDAALALGVSGTIVAAAVASTVATYLEIFPLDVYFWLLLGTVGCALTQHWSPHRSSLTASGSGRSHSAPPAAESRPTSANC